One stretch of Arachis hypogaea cultivar Tifrunner chromosome 20, arahy.Tifrunner.gnm2.J5K5, whole genome shotgun sequence DNA includes these proteins:
- the LOC140182905 gene encoding uncharacterized protein: MITGNVAVRTRGEGPDDTLAIVETFGLDECAVQRHRAGGAPRVGFHKQGAVAVGNDIELPLSAPANRFNRRQWQERGGCSREENNNKVMEKGNLEMRSISHWTYGSEYLDWVRMNADMTAETECRRNSWKKVGAGEIAVAVRAWGEENNNKVMEKGNLEMHSHHCHRPPSSRFQQRSSFANRDPASLPIRHPAALLSSRDDHRVEPASSSPNLDKLAEPASHSPPLFASVLFCSVCFCLLLFALCSTILFDLCWLFCYCYLISASLILYKKMEQSQSNSQPQDNAAQNSQIGSSRGKSDPAWQYFTVRYDKNNKAQYTCIFCLNTYNGGGIYRMKYHLAKIPGQIKVCNKVTEDVELQFKRLLEENKKNKAEKRKFTSECYDVESEREAEEEGEAPNPVQPPAPATMGDKGKRRAIAATPIGSYFKERTTPGSQPALKSVLASKQVKHKVKLGLARWIIDARIPFNAIQSPYFQPALDGVAAIGPGFKGPSYDEMRVHLLADLKKECQLLVEGYRSSWKRTGCTLMADGWTDQRQRMQRAKINIKTMFRNRKSAYTPYTSILKMRWDKHLKRDLHAAAYFLNPDYFYSEGFVEKANILRSLLDLFDIETLCNDSVAAMQEIQLYRDRKGSFGRESALKAITRLEPGEWWRLHGGSAPNLQKMAIRLLHQTSSSSGCERNWSLFEQIHSKRRNRLEHQRLSDIVYVTYNLRLQSRMHRKKKNYDPIDIQSIDTVDFWVMPDEEDPEFTNGDIEGIENLIYTDNAMPSYPTDGGDVELDVDFPNVADSSNTASFGGTSDDGGFGLPVYDGDVGTLNDNYDF, encoded by the exons ATGATCACGGGAAACG TCGCAGTTAGGACACGGGGTGAAGGTCCTGACGACACACTCGCCATCGTTGAAACCTTCGGTTTGGACGAATGTGCCGTCCAGCGTCACCGCGCCGGAGGAGCACCACGTGTCGGTTTCCACAAACAGGGCGCGGTAGCTGTTGGCAACGACATC GAGCTGCCACTCTCCGCCCCCGCCAACCGCTTCAACAGGCGGCAGTGGCAAGAACGTGGTGGTTGCAGCCGTGAAGAGAATAACAACAAAGTAATGGAGAAAGGGAACTTGGAAATGCGTAGTATAAGTCATTGGACATACGGATCGGAATACTTGGATTGGGTGAGAATG AATGCAGACATGACTGCTGAAACAGAATGCAGACGAAACTCTTGGAAGAAGGTAGGTGCAGGCGAAATTGCTG TCGCAGTTAGGGCATGGGGTGAAGAGAATAACAACAAAGTAATGGAGAAAGGGAACTTGGAAATGCATA GCCACCATTGCCACCGCCCACCAAGCTCCAGATTCCAGCAGCGCTCCTCATTCGCGAATCGCGACCCAGCATCGCTCCCCATTCGCCACCCAGCAGCGCTCCTCAGCAGCCGCGACGACCACCGCGTTGAGCCCGCCTCCTCGTCGCCGAACCTCGACAAGCTCGCCGAGCCCGCCTCTCATTCGCCG CCTCTGTTTGCTTCTGTTCTGTTCTGTTCTGTTTGCTTCTGTTTGCTTCTGTTTGCTCTATGCTCTACCATTCTGTTTGATCTATGCTGGCTGTTCTGTTATTGCTACCTGATATCAGCCTCTCTTATTTTGTATAAAAAG ATGGAACAATCACAAAGTAACTCACAGCCACAAGATAATGCTGCTCAAAATTCTCAAATTGGTTCATCTAGAGGTAAATCTGATCCAGCTTGGCAGTATTTCACAGTGAGGTATGACAAAAATAACAAGGCTCAATATACATGTATTTTCTGCTTGAATACTTATAATGGAGGGGGGATATATAGAATGAAATATCATCTTGCAAAGATCCCTGGACAAATTAAAGTTTGTAACAAAGTAACTGAAGATGTTGAGCttcaattcaaaaggcttttggaggaaaacaaaaaaaataaggcagaaaaaagaaaatttacatCTGAGTGTTATGATGTGGAAAGTGAAAGAGAAGCGGAAGAAGAGGGTGAAGCGCCTAATCCTGTACAACCTCCGGCTCCTGCAACAATGGGAGACAAAGGAAAGAGAAGAGCGATTGCTGctactccaattggaagttatttTAAGGAAAGGACTACGCCAGGCTCTCAACCAGCTTTGAAAAGTGTCTTGGCCAGTAAACAAGTTAAACACAAGGTTAAGTTGGGGCTTGCAAGATGGATCATTGATGCACGGATTCCATTCAATGCAATTCAATCGCCTTACTTTCAACCTGCCTTGGACGGCGTTGCTGCAATTGGACCTGGTTTCAAGGGACCGTCGTATGACGAAATGAGAGTTCATTTGCTGGCCGATCTTAAGAAGGAGTGTCAGTTACTTGTTGAAGGTTATAGGAGCTCGTGGAAAAGGACTGGTTGTACACTGATGGCAGATGGCTGGACTGATCAAAGGCAGC GCATGCAAAGAGCCAAAATTAATATCAAGACAATGTTTAGAAATAGGAAATCTGCATACACACCTTATACAAGTATCTTGAAAATGCGGTGGGATAAGCATTTGAAGCGTGACCTCCATGCAGCAGCATACTTTTTGAATCCAGATTACTTCTATAGTGAGGGGTTTGTTGAGAAGGCAAATATCTTGAGGTCTTTGCTTGATTTATTTGATATTGAAACTCTTTGCAATGACTCGGTTGCTGCAATGCAAGAGATACAGTTGTATCGAGATCGAAAAGGAAGTTTTGGAAGGGAAAGTGCATTGAAAGCAATTACGAGACTTGAACCTG GTGAATGGTGGAGGCTACACGGTGGGAGTGCTCCTAACTTGCAAAAAATGGCAAttcgtcttcttcatcaaacatctTCATCATCCGGCTGCGAGAGGAACTGGAGCCTCTTTGAACAAATCCATTCAAAGAGGAGGAACCGATTAGAGCATCAAAGGCTAAGTGACATTGTTTATGTCACTTATAATCTACGCCTTCAATCTAGAATGCATCGCAAGAAGAAGAATTATGATCCAATTGACATTCAAAGCATTGACACAGTAGATTTTTGGGTAATGCCGGATGAAGAAGATCCTGAATTTACTAATGGAGACATTGAAGGCATTGAAAATTTAATCTATACGGATAATGCTATGCCTTCATATCCTACAG atggagGAGATGTGGAACTTGATGTGGATTTCCCTAATGTTGCTGATTCTTCAAATACAGCTTCTTTTGGTGGTACCTCTGATGATGGTGGCTTTGGATTACCTGTTTATGATGGAGATGTTGGAACActtaatgataattatgatttctGA
- the LOC112783558 gene encoding auxin response factor 3 — MISLPKKGSVVVYLPQGHFEQAQDFPVTAYNIPPHVCCRVLDVKLHAEEGSDEVYCQVLLVPESEQVEKNLRHGVVDADGEEDDTEAVVKSTTPHMFCKTLTASDTSTHGGFSVPRRAAEDCFPPLDYSQQRPSQELVAKDLHGLEWRFRHIYRGQPRRHLLTTGWSAFVNKKKLVSGDAVLFLRGDDGELRLGIRRAAQLKNGGIFATPSIQQLNPGSVMNIINALSSRSAFSVCYNPRVSSSEFIIPPHKFLKSLDFCYSVGMRFQMRFETEDAAERRFTGLIAGIGDADPVRWPGSKWRCLLVRWDDVEAGRHNRVSPWEIEPSGPAPTSNNLMAAGLKRSRIGSSGKLEFPLPNGIGTSDFGESLRFRKVLQGQEILGVNTPYDGINSQSPRLSELGRCYPGSIGSGTSVVGSNIRIPQAGSDFSYNNGTGFGESFRFQKVLQGQEIFPSQPYGRALSFDEARTNGRFGLFDGYHLVSPRNGWSTQVHDNPSHLHASVASMQVSSPSSVLMFQQVVNPLSNSDYDKKSNQEIEGTVHYRRPYATEVKGGTFASFPTDEPIFSGRAKEDMNSLGMFNFHNQLGTSKSVESALTMRESQELASSCKSSCRLFGFSLTEDPHIANKEADRPLITRQLSSVPTFTQHAEDSFPPGHSLRTKAVESNFTKGVLQC, encoded by the exons ATGATCTCTCTCCCAAAGAAAGGAAGCGTGGTTGTGTACTTACCACAAGGCCACTTTGAACAGGCTCAGGATTTTCCCGTCACTGCCTATAACATCCCACCTCATGTCTGCTGTCGTGTTCTTGATGTCAAGCTCCAT GCAGAGGAAGGCAGTGATGAAGTCTATTGCCAGGTCTTGTTGGTTCCTGAAAGTGAG CAAGTGGAGAAAAACTTGCGGCATGGGGTAGTTGATGCTGATGGTGAAGAAGATGATACTGAAGCTGTGGTGAAGTCAACAACACCCCATATGTTTTGCAAGACTCTTACTGCTTCTGACACTAGCACTCATGGTGGATTTTCTGTGCCTCGTCGAGCAGCTGAAGATTGCTTTCCTCCTCTG GATTACAGTCAACAGAGGCCTTCACAAGAGCTTGTGGCGAAGGATTTGCATGGCCTTGAATGGAGGTTTAGACATATATACAGAG GGCAGCCACGGAGACATTTGCTCACAACTGGATGGAGTGCATTTGTGAACAAGAAGAAGCTTGTGTCTGGAGATGCTGTGTTATTCCTTAGGGGTGACGATGGAGAATTAAGACTAGGGATTCGTAGGGCTGCTCAGTTGAAGAATGGTGGTATCTTTGCCACTCCTTCTATTCAGCAACTGAATCCTGGCTCAGTCATGAATATTATTAATGCTTTGTCTTCGAGAAGTGCCTTTAGTGTTTGCTATAATCCAAG GGTGAGCTCCTCGGAATTCATCATACCGCCCCACAAATTTTTAAAGAGCCTTGATttttgttattcagttggaatgaGGTTCCAGATGCGCTTCGAAACTGAAGATGCTGCAGAGCGCAG ATTCACTGGATTAATTGCTGGCATTGGTGATGCGGATCCAGTTAGATGGCCAGGTTCAAAATGGAGATGCCTTCTG GTAAGGTGGGATGATGTTGAAGCAGGTAGGCATAACAGGGTTTCCCCATGGGAGATTGAGCCATCTGGGCCTGCTCCTACTTCCAATAACTTGATGGCAGCCGGTTTGAAGAGGAGCCGAATTGGATCTTCAGGGAAACTAGAATTTCCACTTCCCA ATGGGATTGGAACATCAGACTTTGGGGAATCATTGAGGTTCCGGAAGGTCTTGCAAGGTCAAGAAATTTTGGGTGTTAATACCCCTTATGATGGTATTAATTCTCAGAGTCCAAGGTTATCCGAGTTAGGGAGGTGTTATCCTGGTTCTATTGGTTCTGGGACATCGGTTGTAGGAAGTAATATCAGAATCCCTCAAGCCGGCTCTGATTTTTCCTACAACAATGGCACAGGCTTTGGGGAATCATTCCGGTTCCAAAAGGTCTTGCAAGGTCAAGAAATATTTCCAAGCCAACCATATGGAAGGGCCTTGTCTTTTGATGAGGCTCGCACAAATGGTCGCTTTGGACTTTTTGATGGTTATCATCTGGTTAGCCCCAGAAATGGATGGTCAACCCAGGTGCATGACAATCCATCACATCTGCATGCATCTGTAGCATCAATGCAAGTGTCGTCTCCTTCATCTGTGTTAATGTTCCAGCAAGTGGTTAATCCTCTTTCAAACTCTGATTATGATAAAAAGAGTAACCAGGAGATAGAGGGTACAGTCCATTACCGGCGTCCCTATGCAACTGAAGTGAAAGGTGGAACATTTGCATCGTTCCCAACTGATGAGCCTATTTTCTCTGGAAGAGCTAAGGAAGATATGAACTCCCTTGGCATGTTTAACTTCCATAATCAGTTGGGCACTTCAAAGTCTGTTGAATCAGCATTGACAATGAGAGAAAGTCAAGAGTTGGCATCTTCGTGTAAAAGTAGCTGCAGACTCTTCGGATTCTCTTTAACCGAGGACCCTCACATTGCAAACAAGGAGGCTGACCGACCTTTGATCACTCGGCAATTGAGTTCAGTCCCTACATTTACTCAACACGCCGAAGATAGTTTTCCTCCCGGCCATTCTCTCAGGACTAAAGCTGTTGAGAGTAACTTCACCAAA GGTGTGTTGCAGTGTTGA